The nucleotide sequence ttaatttttttagaggTTCATGTAACCTTTGGTACCATTAAATTTCTTAGGTAagtttactattattattattattattattattattattattattattatatacctTTATCTATCTTAGGAGTCCTACCGACATCATTAGATGAGTGTGTCCCCAAGGTGTTCATTATTCAAATCAAGTTACCTAAATTATGTACTATGATATGGACTTTTCACAACAATCATTAGTGGGAAGCAAAAACTCAGCTAAAGAACAAGACATAAAGAATAACATGCTGATCTCCTAAGCAGGAATTAATAGGacaatcaacaaattatcaccATTTGTCAACATGAAAAATATACATGTTGCTAAAAAAGACAATACCAAGCAAAAAAGAACACAACACTTgaattattgagagaaaaaaaacctAATTATTAACATATGTGAAATTattcaattaaaataattattcttTGAAGGAAAAGATGAAAAACTATTTGTTCTTTTGCCTATGAAATTAATGTTTTACATCCAATATGAGATTAAATTGGGAGCACTTTAAGGAATTAATAGCTCATTCATCCTTTGCCTTTGGCAAAGTTTCAAAATGTCTTTGAAAGAAGCCAACTTTTGCATCCGATCCTTCGATCTCAACAGCTGTGGGTGGCTTTGCCACTCCCATGAAGCTTTGCCTTACATCTCTCACATCTATAATTGCTATTGTGATGACCCTACCACAAGTGATTCCTTCAATTATTTAACCTATCTTCAAGCAATCCAAAATGGAAAATGAGTAGGACATCATATGACCTTATGTTTAATATTATCAAGTTGTGTGATGACTTATGTGGCCATATTTTATACATATAGGCATAATTTTCTTGGGAAATGAGCCAAGCTTGTACCATCTATAATGATGTGCCAATAGACACATGGATGCAAGGAATATGAACATGGATCTCGATGAAAATGAATGCAAGTCAAAGAAAAGGATAACACACACAATTGTTTTATAGTTTGTGTAACATATCATTGAATTCAAAGCGaattacatataatatatatttcttatatatgtatatttgtacacCTTATACATAATTATTGGCAAAAAATTATTGGGAGAAGAGCCAAACTTTTACATTGTTCTCGAAGAAGTTAAAGAAAAGGATAATAAACACAATTGTTTTCTAATTTTTGGtagatataatatatattaattgcAAGGCAAATAGAAATAGAGAAGGACATATATTTAAATTAAGTTGTATAGCAAATCATAAAACGAAAACTCTAAGTTGTTAGGAAAAGactcgatctctctctctctctctctctctctctctctctctcaaacactAGGATTAATTAGTCATGAAAGATGACAACAAAAATCATACATTAGATATGATGGTGTTTTAAGGCACTCTTTATAATGCAATGTAAAAAGATAATATTGGCTTAATTGAGTTAATTTTGATTACTAAAACATTCAAAAATGTGTTATTATTAAAGCGAAACATAACACAAATGTAACCTTTcaataaaaataactcattaagcaCACATGTATCTTCACTATATAATTTCATATAAAACTAAATGAATTTCAACCTTTAATTAGAGCTCGATCATTTTTCCTActtaaagaagggaagaaaatagatAATGCCTCATTTAATAATTTTGGCTTTTGGATaaacaaaaaaatgataaaaaaacatttttttttttttgaggggtGACAATAAGTCATGACTCAGATTTCACTTTCCTTGTTGTCGTGAAAGTGATGTTAGCCTTCTTTAAAGGTCGAGATTGCACATCACTTGGTGGGAGAATCATTTGAAGTGACAATTATCTTAAGATGCGAAGGCTTTAGACAAGAATTCAATGCTTCAACATCTCATCATCATTGGCATTCTCATTCTCTTTCTTTTAAGGAAGAAAGATGTCGGATATTTATTAGTTGGCAAAACTCACTTTGCACGATTATTAGTAATGATGATAATTGAAATTGTTAGGATGTCTACTATCATAGCACTTATTTACGGTTGATGAGATAATCACCTCTTTTCTTTTGTCATCACAATGATGTGTAAAATTATGTtgagatttaatatttttataatttaaatttcagCTGATATATGAGTTATTTAGTTGCCCATCTTTTCTTTCTAGAAAGAAGATTAAGAAGAAAGGAAAAGTAACGTCGGAATGCTTTGctgaatatttttcttttttctttttacttccATGAAGTAAATATGTTTTTAATGATCAAAGTTGTGTTGGGATGTGATGGAGACAAAATTTAAGAtgatatcaaaatgaaaaaaaaaaataatatagtaaaTATATATTCGATCaattcaaattaaaattgtgacgtGATGAATTAGCTCCAAATGTCTCTTTCGAAAAAGGAAGCATATTTGTTGCTTCTCGGCATCCATCTCTCCattttcttcgtcttcttcctctgaaAGGCACGCTTCTCTGTCACTGTCTCACCTTCTATTGCTTCGTGTGCTGTGCTGGCGTTCTCGTTGAGATGATGTTATGGtccacttttctctctctctctctctctccaaagaaCTCTGTCCTCCATGAATTCTTCATCACAAACTTTGCTTCTTTTTGTGCAGGAATTATTAGTGGTGCAACTGAGTTGAGATTGATAAGCTTTGAGGGTGACGAGCAATGTAATATCGTACTATACCGATGTTTCGAGATTGACTCAATACGGTACTGGTGTACCAAACGGTACATCTTGATGtatcgaataattttatatatttttttttattactgtagcactataacACTGTAACACTGTAGTATTACTACAATGCAATATTATAGCACTGTAGTATTACTTAGTGGTATCGGacgatccgcgtaccggtatgccgtcagacctatacgtaccgcccgtaccggatggtaccattcggtactacATACCATACCATGGACAAGCGATCATATTTTAGACCCcaaaagataagtttgataggaaaatctaaaaataataaaaataaatcaatagtcAATCTTTATATCAACATtcaatgaataaaaaatattttaaattttttaataaaaaatattctattgAGTCACTATCGATCACTAACTATTAAATCGACTACATCGATCTTAGTACAAACAAACTGAGCTTCCTCTTTGAACATCACGTAAATCGAATTAGAATTGTATCGAGTTAGTCCCACATTCCATAACATCATTGATCATTCTATCTATCAAAGATTTCGCATGACAATATATTGTTAAAAATTATagaatttattatataaatttaagaaaatatatttttttttgtcatgtgtGATCTTCAGCAAGTTATGATTTTACCcattaaaattatttacattaaaatatttgttatttattattatgcATGAAAATTATCTCTAATCATGTAATTGGAAAAATGATTCCTTCGAAATGTATGTTTGAATATTAATTGGATTTTGTGATGGCCGATTTGGGCCTCAAAGCTAAGTAACAACTGTAAGTTCACGATTTGGGCCCAGAAACACTTAAGAAAACAGAAACGTTTTTGGAACAAGGCACAAAATTCTTCGATAAATTAGGAAACAATATAAAAATTTCTGCTTCATGTTTCTGGAAACACAAGAAAACAGAAACGTTTTAGAAGGGGGCCCAAAATTCCGTCAACTGGGCCGATGCCCAGCCCAGCTTTCGAGAGACGCTTTCATATGGCTTCACCCATTCCGTCGAACGatcccctctccctcctccctcccccgTCTCTCCCCACCTCGTGAAAAGGGACTCGTTCGCCGGAGACGAGGAGAGAAAGCGAGTTCGAGATCGAAGCCCTAGTCGTGATCGCTACGAGATCGGATCGCATTTCTGAGCCCCTCTCTTCGTTTCCTCGACAAAGGTGGCGATTCACGTGCGAATTTGGTAGGGCAAGCTCGAGAAAGATCAAAAGTTGGTCGATTGGATCGGCGGAGGACCTCAGATCTGGCGGCAGATTAGATCGGTGGAGGAAGGATGGGCGACTTCAACCTAGCGCTGGTGATCGTGGCGGTGGTCGTGTGCGTGCTGGTTCTCCTCGTCAATGTCTACCTCCTCGTCAATTACCAGCACCCGGACGACGTCAACCAGGCATACTTCCCCAAGCTGGTGGTGGTTCTTGGCCTCTCGGTCGCGGCCATCTCCATTCTGATGCTCCCGGCGGACGTCGCCAATCGCCAGGCCTGTCAGCACGCTATATACAACGGCGCTTGCACTCTCACCCTCCCGATGAAGGCTCTTTGGTTGGTCGTCTACATCGCGGACGCTGTCCTTGTGTTCTTGGTCATACCATTCGCCATGTTCTACTACGAGGGCGATCAGGACAAGTAAATCCatcttcctcaatggaaaccctaATTTCGTCACTCtttttttaaaattctttttGTGTTTAGATTTCCTGGTTTTGGAAGGATAACGGACGACTCGTTGCTGCAGGAGTATTGGGAAGAGATTGAAGAGTGCTCTATTGTGGGTCCTGACGTCGGCCGTTGTCTGCGGCCTTGTGCTTGGAATTCTTTATGGTTAGATCCTTCTTCTAAGTCTCTCTTGTTTCCTATAGTTGCTGGTTTTTGTTATCAcgtttgctttcattttcttgAAAGATGATGGTTTTTATAGAAGGcacaaaaaaaggaaagaaaacacgCGTTGTTATACCGATTTAAGATTGAAATGAAATTGCCTTGATAAGGTGGAAGGTTAGATTTTGGGTTTTTCCTGACGTGAAAGCCCACAGACAAGGAATCAGACGATAGTATTAATTAGCTTTGTCTTGAATGTTAAGTGTGTGTTATTTGTATGGAAACAAGACAAGATTACATTTAAGCGTTGCAGTTACCCATCGTGAGACAGATAATGTAGTCTCATTCTGCAGTTGAGATTTGCGGATCTGAGGGCATATGGGTCATTCTATCTGCTTCAGATAAAGACTTCTGCCATTCGATGTGTATAAGTGATACTAACTGGAGATTTATCATTCCTACTATTCTTATGTAAAGGAGTGCTTCTCTCTGGTTATCCTGTGTTGTTTGTAGCAAAGATGatgcatcctcctcctcctcttcctctttcttatCCTCGTCTCTTCTCTCCACTGTTTCTGTTTGCATCCAGCATCATAGTTCTCATGGATGATCCATCTTTTCCAATTATTTCTATCTTTCACGTACCTGAGTGTCTGGTTTCCATCAGCCATCACCAACTTCAACTCTATGATTTTCTTCTGGCTTCTTATACATGAATTTGTTTGTGCATATTATGATTCTACTGATGGCCCAGCATACCCATCTATGATGCCTTTAGTcaatgtttcttttctttttttggtcaATCCAAGTTTGTGATTTTAATTATAACCTTTATTTTGTTGAATTGATTAGTCATGGATTTTGGCAAATCCCCTCCAGTTAAGAATTGCATAAGTTAGGATATCAAGGTGTCATGGGAGATGTGTTTTCTGTTTGGGAACTCATTCTTGATTGTGAAAGTTTCTTTTCTAGGGCTCTATTTCACTCGTGCACTATCTAAGTGCATTAGGaggtaagttttctttttttactcTCCTTGATGAATATTTATCCTTGTGTAGTAGTTATGTTATGATATACTTTATTTGTTAACGTACATACCTCTGTGATTATTGTGCTATCAATGAATCATTAATAATATCTGAATAGAAAAATCTATCACTCCCATTTTTCTAGAACACAGTAATCATACTCAGTGTGATGCAATGAATAGTATTTTATATTCTTTAATATCTTTACCAGATCAAAAAGCATGACCAATACAGATCGGAAAAGCTTCTCGCAACGCGATTTTAATCTTAGTGTTTTAGAACTCAGGAAATTGTTCACAAAGTTATGATCTTCGAATATGGATTTAGAACCTATGAAATTGGTTACAGGAGTCTGCTTTTCTTTATTCACTTCCTGTTCAAGATTCTTGTATGTATTAGTGCAGAATGGAGTATGCTCTTTGCCTAGATGTATCTTCTCTTTATTCTCGATGGTAGTTGTGAACGCTGATCAAAATTACCTTCAAGGCTTGAACCTTCTTTATGAGGGAAACGTTATGAAACATCGTACTCCAAACTCTCTGGAATTTGATTTTTCATCCATGCTTGATTACAGTTAATTGTATATTGTGGTATATAGAAagctaaatattttctttttctaatgTCATATTTTTGGTAGCTTTCCAggctttcagttttttattcttaaatactTTAGGATTTCTTTTCCTCAACTCTGCAGTTCTCTTCTATAACTTTGTAATATTTTCTAATTGTTTCTTTGTCATGGCATCAGGACTCGTTGGTAAAGTGGATTTTACAGTTAGGCACCTTTCTTCATCTGCTTCGAGTTTCCCTAGTTCTTGGTCGACATTCTCAAGTTCTCAACCTTGCATAGGTTCATCGAACCGTCTGGTGacgtttctcttctttctttaattttattaatacCTATATGGTGCATCAATCTTTGAATTATTTGCTATGTAATATTTATGGCACATATGTATTTAGTTATTCATATTTAATAGTTAAACTAGAGTATGCATTGACAAACAGAAATGAAAACGTTAAAGTTCCTAAGTGCATATTTTGCATGTTtagttaattatattttaaagtcCTGTAGTTGTCTAACGGGTTGCTACTGGTTAAGAAGACTTGACTCAAAATAACCTACCAGAATTATTCTGGACTTCTTGTCTTTTCAGATTCTCAAATAAATTGTGGTTATGCTAATTCAAAGCAATTGAACTGGATCTATACTACATCAAAGTTTTAGGATAATCAAGTCAATTTATGTATCACTTGACTACAACTCATATATAGTCTTGTTAAGTTTGTCAAACTTGATTTCAGTGGAAACAGACTCAAACATTGCGTTGGTGAGGTTTCATCTCGGTATTTAGAAACTACAATGATAAGTAATGAAAAATGCATCTTATCTTGTTTAAACTACCGAATGCATTCATTTCTTCTGAAAGGCCAAGTTATCCCAGCTTTAGCCTATTCCAAACTAATGCTAGAAACATGTTGTAAGGTTATAAGGTTGCATTCATATGTGCATGTGTATAAGGTTGCACGTACATATGGGTTTATATGAGTGATGCATGTTTGTGTATGGAGAGCTTTCACATCCGTGGTCTTTCTCTTGTTGGAATTTGGGATTTTACTCTGTGGCACATCTTTCAATTAGCAGTGaaggtttattttttatttaatgtcaTGCTTATGTGTTCTTCTCTCCAGTGTGATGCATATGGAGCACCTGCTTCTTCAGAAACAACCTGGACAATGCGAACCTCCTTTCCAGAATATCTGGTTGCCCTTGCGACAATTGTTGGATCAGTTCTTTTCACTGTATGTTTTATCAACCTAATTCCTTACATCATATTCTTTCCCTCAGATTGAAGTATACTTATTATGAGATTATAAGATTCTGAGAGCGTAAACAGTGTTTATATTGTTAAGTATTTGTGGTATGAAATGGTCCTTCAAACTTCTTTTTTCTTCTAGAAAAAACTCCAGTTGTGGTTTGAAGTTTCAGTATCGAtgcaattttttttaatgtttgtggTGTAAAAGTTTTCCCTTTTAGCGAGTCTCTTATCTTAGTATTTTTGTGGTAGATATTTGGTGGTGTGGGGATTGCTTGTCTTCCGCTGGGCCTCATCTTTTCATTCATAAGGCGCCCCAAGGCTGTCATAACTCGGTCACAGTATATCAAGGTTTTGTTCACTGACTCATTTTATATTGTGCATTATCAGCTGATGCCTACAGCAGCACCTGAACATTCACTGGCTCCCTTTCTTGGCCTACCTATGATGAGTAATTTCCTTCAAATCTGATAGGAGGCAACTGAACTAGGAAAAAAAGCTAAAGAACTGAAGAAAGCTATTGAAGCTCTTCATCAAGAGGAGAGAAGTGGTTCTAAGGGTAGAAAATGGCGCAAAAATGTGAAATCTGTTGAAAAGGTGCACTTTGTTTCTATTAAAACCCATTATTTGTTTGGCTAGTTTTTGTTAGCTTTTTCTTCTGGACGCTTGGCCTTTTGATCTGTATTTTCTGTATCAAGCTTATCTTATTAATAGTTTTAAAGTATCTTTATGTTCTTTATTTAATTCTTAGgagttgtttcttttggaagatgaTATGAAAGCTTTGGAAGAAATGTATCCTCAAGGAGAACAGGTGATCATAGTTGAAAATTGTTCTATTTGGTAGGGTTTAGTCtccttttttttaaaataatgtttTGCACTTCACACTTCTACAGGCAGAGACTCTTTGGGCTCTAACTGTTCTGGGCTACATGGGAAAACTTGTAATAGGTGTCATCGGGTAAGTGCTGTAATTTGATTCTCTTATTAGTTTCTTAAGACACCAGATTATTTCAGGATGCTTCAATTTAGTAATCTAGTTTGACTATTTTAACCGTAAGGAAATTCTTCTCAAACAAGCTAGATTGTATTGAGCACTTGCATCTCTTGGAGCTTTTGTGGTTATTTGATAGATTTTTATATGCCTTAAGCCTGTTcaaactgtgtgtgtgtgtgtgtgtgagagagagagagagagagagagagagagagagagagagagagagagagagagagagagattatggtTATGGCCTCTCATAATTGGTTGCAGTGTTTTCTGGATTCAGGTTAATTGTTTCAGTGGCCTGGGTTGCACATATTGTTATATATTTGCTGATCACCCCACCTATTTCTCCTTTCTTAAATGAAGTTTTCATCAAGTTGGATAGTGTCTGGGGTATGTTACATCAGCCACCAGTagtttcttcttttatttcttgGGCACTTGTCTGACACTTTTTTTGACCAGGCCTGCTAGGTACCGCAGCATTTGCAATTTTCTGTTTCTACCTACTCCTTGCTGTGATTGCTGGGGAGATGATGCTTGGATTGAAGTTGGTTTTCATTACTATACATCCAATGAAGTAATTTACAATgttccttccttttttttccccACTTTTCATGTTTAGATTTCTGTGTTCTTTTTCCTTGTGCAGATTCCTAATGTCTTTAACTAACTTGTTTTAGGTGGGGAGGAACTCTGATGAACTCCTTTCTTTTCAATGTGGGACTCATCCTGCTTTGTTCCATTAGGTTCGTATCTTAAGATTATGTCAAGCTATATTTGTTACTCAGCTTCATGTCGATAACCCGTATCTAAGTATTGTTTATGTGTCTCATTCCACCTTAATCAAACAAGAGACCTGCTAATAGAACTGAATTGCAAGAATATATGCAAGTGTTTAACAACAACATGGTGCAGGGTGAATTTTGAAATGTAGGTAGCTTGAAGAGCTAACTATGCTTTGGCGTCTTATAAAACTTTTGAATAGAACATAATACATATTCGTGACCATCAAAATCtgcattttcattttgctagagTCCAATTAAGACCATTTTTTTTTGTGCTTTGCATTTCTCAGTTTTTATTGATACAAGTTGTTGGGTGTTTTAGTTCCATGAATTTTCTCGGCAGATTCAACCTCTCTGGGCGTTCATTTTTGTATTTAACAATCAATTATTTTCTTTGCAGCGTGATTCAGTTCTGCGCCACAGCTTTTGCTTACTATTCGCAAGCAACTGCTGCACAAGAAATTTTTGGCCACACGCTGCAATCTCTACGTGGAATCAAGTATCTATACAAGTGAGTAGAACGTGTCTTTATCCATCACTAAACATTATGAAGCCGTAAAATTACAAATGTCCAGTGATCTTCATTTGGACATATCAAACGGCGGCTAATGGATGGATTTTGGTCTTCATTATGCAGGTACAATGTGTTTCAATATGGTTTTGTTTTCCTGGCCAGTATCACTCTCTTCTGTTACGCTGCATTTGTAAGTTGGACGTCATTTGACATAGCAAGATCTTGAGTTTGCACTTTGTAGTTTTGATCGAAACTCCAATTCTTTCAGGGGTGGAAAAAGAGAAAACCGAGTGGCAGGTTCCAACTGTCAAGTTGATCTCTGGTGCTTGTTGACGTTATGTGAAAAGTTCTTCAACTGCTTTCCGAGTTGTATACGTTGGATGGTTGCATGTATGATCATATACAGGGCACGACCAGTTGACAATGGTCGATGTAAATTATCAACAAATTGGTTTTTTGGATGACTTAAAAGGAGCTCCATAGACTGTTTGGTTCTCGTGGTATCGACATATCTGAAAAAGGTGTTTTATACTTGTATTCTCTGGTAGGTATTGacagaaaatattatatattcgTATACTGGAGGAGTTCGATGCTCGATCATCATTTGTCTAGGGACACTGGAGCAGAGTTTCATTTCACCAAATTTTGTTATCTACCATCGACTTGTTCAATCAAATCGATTATGTATCGAACCTGCAAGTGTTTTGCCCTTCACTTCCCTTGTGGAGTTTTGGGATCGTAAATGGAATTCTACCACATTTTATACTTTTTCTTGGATCGTTATCCTTCACTAAATGAACCATTCTTGGGTACCTTTCTGGGATTTGTTCTGTCAAAAGACAACTTCTATAAtgtgaactctctctctctccctctctctcgtgGAAGATGATGTTTACTCGCACCAACTGGTAGCGAGCAAGGCCTTTCCATCACATTTGGTCTCACTTCCTCCCCCTACCGCTCCTTTCCCTGCGCAGTAACGAGGAGGCAATGGAAGCATCCGACTTGTTTTCCGTGTGATGCTCTCGACCTGTGATCGCGAGAGAGGAGGTACTAAACCCGTCCATCCCCCCGATTCCCGCGGCCCCTTGGAGCGCGGAGGACCGTGAGATGGTGATCGTCCAGGCGGTGATAAGAAACATTTCCGTTCCGACGAACTAGGGGCAAACCACCGTTTTATCGCAACCGTCCATTCCGCGCAATCATCGGCCCCCAAATATTTCCCTTCCCCGAGTTGCAGACACCCTCGACAACCTCCGAGCATCCTCAACCGCTCGCCGCAACCAACACTCGTGCTCGTTCCCTCCCTCCCGCTTTCTACTCTCCTTTCCTTCCCCTTTTAGTTTGAGGTTCAAAGGGGAGGTCTCCATTAACACACCCCaccccctccctcctcctcctcctccattgccCTTTTCCTCCTTCCTTGGCCGCCTTCATGTGGACGTCATGGGAAAAGATTAAGGTGCCTCGCGGCGCCACCGCCATCGCCTCGCCGCGGCTTCCCAATCCCAAGCCCTCCTCCCTCAAGGACGTCCGCGGCCCCCTTGACGAACCCTCCTCCCCCTCCATCGCCAGGAGGCTGTCGCCCAAGGCCGTCCTCCACAGCGTCCGCTCCGCCTCCTCCGtcctccgctcatggcggtcctCCCCGCCCTCCCCCTGCGCGGAGAAGCGGATCGTCCTCTACTTCACCTCCCTCCGCGTCGTCCGCAAGACCTTCGAGGACTGCCGCTTCGTTCGGTCCATCCTCCGCGGCCACCGCGTCGCCGTCGACGAGC is from Musa acuminata AAA Group cultivar baxijiao chromosome BXJ1-6, Cavendish_Baxijiao_AAA, whole genome shotgun sequence and encodes:
- the LOC135677206 gene encoding LIMR family protein Os06g0128200-like; protein product: MGDFNLALVIVAVVVCVLVLLVNVYLLVNYQHPDDVNQAYFPKLVVVLGLSVAAISILMLPADVANRQACQHAIYNGACTLTLPMKALWLVVYIADAVLVFLVIPFAMFYYEGDQDKSIGKRLKSALLWVLTSAVVCGLVLGILYGLVGKVDFTVRHLSSSASSFPSSWSTFSSSQPCIGSSNRLCDAYGAPASSETTWTMRTSFPEYLVALATIVGSVLFTIFGGVGIACLPLGLIFSFIRRPKAVITRSQYIKEATELGKKAKELKKAIEALHQEERSGSKGRKWRKNVKSVEKELFLLEDDMKALEEMYPQGEQAETLWALTVLGYMGKLVIGVIGLIVSVAWVAHIVIYLLITPPISPFLNEVFIKLDSVWGLLGTAAFAIFCFYLLLAVIAGEMMLGLKLVFITIHPMKWGGTLMNSFLFNVGLILLCSISVIQFCATAFAYYSQATAAQEIFGHTLQSLRGIKYLYKYNVFQYGFVFLASITLFCYAAFGWKKRKPSGRFQLSS